The nucleotide window GTGTACTCAAGGATCCCCAGGGATGAGATGATGTTACCTCAGAGACACAGCTTCTATGAGTTCTAGAAGAAAGGCTGTTCTGAGCTGCAATTTATTGTAGATGAGGAATACACATTATGTGATTGATTGCTTAGTACCTCTTGCTAAACACTAAGCTAACATTGGCTGTTTAGAAGCCTGATCGAGCAACAATCTTGCTTGCTGTACAAGCTCATTTGTCTCTTGCCATGCCAATCTGGTATGATATCTGATGTTCTTTAAGAACTGAGAGTGCTGAAACAGTGACTTATGAGCTTACAATCTAACAATGGTTTCGACATTGGATAAAAGGGTACAATTGCCGCATGATGTTTGCTTCTGAACAACATGTAGGCAGAGGTATGCAGATGTCAGATTCATTCTAACGTACAATTTCCATGGATCGCCATATGAAGCTTCACAACCTCTTCCAtccaaagcttaatcttgaacggACAAGAGAGAGAACACAGATCTTTCATTGGGCTGCATCTCTTTATCAGACACGTACATCCATCAGAGTaagacaagaagagaagaaatttgTCTGTCACAAATAACAAGGACTTAGATAACTTCAAGAACAGATATCTAACAAAAGAATTCTAGATGGTACGACATTACTGACAAACAAGAAGAACATCATCGCATCTGGCATATTATATCATTCTATCTGAGAGAATAAATTGTCCCACTCCCTTGTTTTCTCAGAAAGTTTCTTCAGGACTCGGAAACCATTGCCTAGTTTTTGTCTCCCGAGGATGGAAGCAGATGATCTCAGAGAGCATATTCTTCCATATAAGCTGAGCTCGAACTCCATCTATTTCTTTTAACACCCCTCCTCCAAGAAGAACCAACTTGCAACTTCTAAGCAACTCTCCATGCACTCAGCTCACCACCATCACCACCTGCCCCTGCTCCTGCTGCTGACATTCGGCCGCGTGGTGGCCGCCGACAGCCAGCTGAAGACGCTGCTTGTGACTATCTTCGTGATCGTGGATGCTCTTGTGTTGCTCATTTTGCTGTGGACCATCTACGCCTTCTGCAGGCGATTAAAAGCTAAGGAGACGGGGAAGGagaaccctcctcctcctcctcctactgctGTTGCTGTTGAAATCATCGAGAAGGGGGAAGGCATGCGTTGCGATGAGGAGGAGGACGCAGTGGTGCAAGAGCCGGGGAAGATCACGTTTGCGACGGATGGAGGTGGGTTCGGTATCGACGAGCTTTTGAAAGCCTCGGCGGAGGGACTGGGCAAGGGGAGCTTCGGGAGTTGCTACAAGGCGATGCTCGATGGCGCTAGGATGGTGGTGGTGAAGAGGCTGAGAGGCATCGGCCCAGTTACCAAGGAAGAATTCCTGAAGCAGATGAGATCACTCTCCGCCATGGAGCACCCGAATCTGTTGCCTTTGCTCGGCTACTACTACTCCAGCACCGAGAAGCTTGTGATCTCGAACTACGTATGCCATGGCAACCTGTTCGATCGCATCCATGGTAATATTGCTGATCTCTCCACGAAGCCATACGAAACAGGAGGACGAAGAAGAGCTGACAGAACTCCATTCACATGGAGCTCGAGGTTGCAAGTGGCACAAGGAGTGGCTCAGGCGATGGAGTTCCTGCACCTGAACATGAGAAGCAGTGTCCCCCATGGCAACCTAAAGGCAACAAACGTTCTCCTCGACGAGAACGACAAGCCATTGGTCTGCGACCACGGGCTCGCTCCTCTGATCCCCGCTTCGCTCGCGGTCCACAGGATGGTGTGCTACAAGTCGCCGGAGTACCAGCTCAACCGCAGCATGTCGAGGAAGACCGACGTCTGGAGCTACGGTTGCCTCCTCCTGGAGCTCATAACCGGGAGGGTGGCGGCGAACTCGAGGCCGGGAGGGGTGCGCAGCGTCGAGTTGTGCCACTGGGTGAACCGCGCGGTGCGGGAGGAGTGGACGGGGGAGGTGTTCGACGCGGAGATGCTGGTGCAGAAGAGGGCGACGAGCGGGATGATCATGTTGCTGAAGCTTGCGCTGTGGTGCTGCGAGCAGTCGCCCGAGAAGAGGCCTGAGATGGCGGAGGTAGCTAGAGAGCTCGAACGGATAACAGCGGGCGAGGCTGATACAGAGGACGACTAGCCAATGGCTCATGAGATGGTGGTACATAGCCATTCGACAGCAGCTTGTTGTGTATGAAATCCTTGTTTGCTTGTTTCTTCTTCTGTACCAGTAATAACCTTAGGTGTCTCAAGactccatgcatgcatgcatctgtAAACAGCTTGAGGTTGGCAATGACCATATAGATATATGCTATGATTGCCTGCTGCTAAAGACCACAAACTCGTGGGATGTTCGAATCCAATTAAGTCCACCGAGTCAACCATCGCCTTCTTCCACAGGTAGTAAATCACAACAATTGGATCCTGGAATTGCTAAAACAGGGGGTCGTAAACAAGGAACAAAAAGGTATAGTTCAAACCCTAGTTAATTTCATACTGGAAATTAAAGCATAGTCGAAGCACAGTTTTGGAATATAAGAGGGATACCAGACATTGAAGGAGGACGCCGCGGCTCTCTGCCTCCCTTTCTGGCTTCTGCAAGCGAGTTATCTCCGAGAGCCAAGGATCTGAGCGCCGAGGTGATCCAAGGCTCCCTCATCTCCTACGCAAAGCGGTCGATCCCGGGGCTCTCACGGTCGAACCGCCATCATGCCGCCACTCGTGCCTCTGGCCCGCTGCCATCCGAGGCAGAGGAGCAACCTTAGAGACCGTCACCACCAACCTCCCCCCATCGAAGAAGACGAGCAGCAGTTCCTCTTCGGGTCCGGAAACCACCCGGTTCGTTTTGGGCCTCCTCCGCGCCTCGGAAGCTTCCCGGACCGCCCTGGAACGCAGCATCGCTTCGCAGCTCGAGCACGAAACCGTCGACGACCTCTTGATGCTGACTTATTCCTACATCGTGGACTGTGTCCAACAAATCGTAGCCTTCGTTCTCGAGGGCCTCTAGGAGAGGTCGGCCACGGCTGCCGACGCCGAGGACGCAGACGACGAGAGGCGGGATCATCCCCATGTCCTGATAAGAACAAGCTACTGGTGGACAGAGATCGCGCCAGACGCGAACCTGAAACCGGACAAGTTTTGCGACCTCGCGCTCGCGCTGCCGGACCACGGGAGGATGCTCGACGACGGCCTCTATCGCGCCATCGATGTCTATTTGAGCAACACGAGGTGGATTAGGGAGAGAGACAGAAATGGACAGCTAAAGTTCTCAAGAAGCTTCATTGAATGATGATGAAGTGGGGAACAAGTAACGACTCCATTGAGATCGCTGTGGCTAACATCTGTAATGTGCTAATGCATGAGCATTGCTAAAATTCAATTAATCTGAATActaaaataaaaacatgcattatcTATCATCTGTAAGAGACATTCTCAATTTAATAGCACTAGTAGAGCATTAATATGTTATCAAGCATTTGACTATTCCCTGCATGAAACTACCTTAACCGGATTTAACATTAGGGGATAAAAACATAAAACTTGGACTTTCACCAAAGTTCTTCTGCACAAGTCAAAAACAATGAGAATATTCAATATGTATTGGTagctttttgaaaaaaaaaacatttttttgtCAAATACCTCCTACTGTTATAGTAGAATTTGCTTGAATTTAAGCTCCTTGCATTACCAAAAGGCTGATGACATATTGGGACGAGCTGCCCCATCTCAAATTCTTTCTCTGATAGTTTCTGTCTATCATCAGGAAAAGTGAAATCAAGAGATTGATCTGTTGGAAAGTGACAACTGGAAAACTTCAGAGAATTCCTTAACCAAGGATTCATGAGCAGTATCAATTAAAACAGAATCTTCAATCTTCCCACTCAAAGAATTCCCTAGTAGTTCCTTAAGGCTACAAACCTCACGGTCCTGTAAGCCGCATGGAACGATGCGCTGAAATGGAGATAAGTCTGTTGTAACATTCACTGCCAATCCATGATACGATATCCACCGTGACACCCGAATCCCTATTGCAGCAACTTTTTTATTCCCTAAATAATTTAAGAGAAACACAAGGGTTAAAAAAGATCAGCAAACTTCCAAAATTACAATGTTTTTCATACATCATTTGATAATATCCTATCATGatgatcacacacacacacacacacacaaatatatatatatatatatatatatggagagagagagagagagagagagagataacagTCAAAGCTGACATgataagaaaaagtattttttttctttgtatgcaaACATCATTATAGAAATGAggctatacacacacacacacatatatatgtatatatacatatgtatatatgtatatatacatatgtatatatgtatatatacatatatatatatatatatatatatacatatacatatacatatatatatatatatggagagagagagagagagagagagagagagataacatTCAAAGCTGACATGATAAGAAAAagtgttttttttctttgtatgcaaACATCATTATAGAAATGAggctatacacacacacacacatatacatatatatatatacatatatatacatatgtatatatgtatatatacacatatatatatgtatatatacacacatatatatatatatacacatatatacacacatatatatatatatacatatatacacacacacacacacatatatatatatatatatatatatatatatatatggagagagagagagagagagagagagagagagagagagataacagTCAAAGCTGACATGATAAGAAAAAGTGTTATATGtttttttctttgtatgcaaACACCATTATAGAAATGAGGCTCTCATGAAAAATGTTTTTTTCTTATTATCATATCCATGCACTTCTTGAACACTTCTAAGTGTCCTGTACATGTGTCATACAACATAAATCAAATGAAACAATTGCAGTGCATAAGATAAGCAACATACCGACCCAAACTCCGGTTAAACCCTTGATCCTAGATGCCTTGATAGCAAAAGTTGATGAAAGGACTCGGATAATCACTTCCTCAAGTGACCTAAGGTACCAATGTAGATCCATCTTGTGATATCGCAAATTGACAATAGGGTACATTACAAGCTATGAAGAAGGCCAACATACAAACTGTAAGatggaagagcaagaaacaaaaagaagagcACATCAACAAGCAATCATCGTGAAATAATCACAGTATTCCTTCTGAATGACAAGTGACACCAAGGTTTTGTTTTCTCCTATTATTTCGTCACTCTTCAAAATTTCTCACACCATAATTCATTCATATAAGAAATAAGTCAAAAACACAAATCTTAGAAAACGAGGTCGATATTGAAATGCTTCAATTTACATGCAACAGTGAACAAAAAAAATTACTATGCAACTGAAGAGAATATAATAGTACAAAAAGAAGTGAATCATCAAGACAATGCATAGTCATCTTCAGAGATACTTGAAATTAGAGTACCAATGCAGGTAAATTTGTTGAAATATCATTTTATCGTAATAATTGCATAAAATGCATTAAAGATGATGAATTAAATTGCATATTGCAACAAGAGGAAAGGGCATCCTATATGTTTACAGTTTTCTAAAGCAAGATACAAAATGATATAGAACATAGGTAGTAAAGACTTCACTATTTAatgacaattaaaaaaaaaatgagataaaatgAGACATCTTGATGTCCGTTTAAAATGTGACTAGTTTTTGTTATATCTAGGCTGAGAAGGGGAAGAAATAGTTCTATGCTATGTGCAAGTGTGAGGAGACTACAAAAATTCCACAAATGTACAGATAACACTAATGAAACTAATGATAATGAGTTTAGCAACAAATATATAAAATGACTACCTGACCAGGACCATGATATGTGACCTCTCCACCACGTTCAGTCCGATAAATTTCATAGGGAGAATCTTGTATATTAAAATGCAAATACTTCTCCAAACTACCAGTCCCCAATGTATATACTGGAGGATGTTGCAGAATGATCAACATGTCAGAATGATCTTCATCTCGGCCTACTAAGTCGTGTCTCATTCTTACAAGAGACTTTTGCCAACACCAAGCCTCCATGTAAGGAATAAGCTGCTTGTAGTGATCATAGCAATCACACCTgtttgataagatagagataaaATTCTTTCCTGTAACAAAATGAAGTGATAGGTTGCCAAAAACAAATTGATCTTCCACtatttatgcatatatattgaaaaatcaatGATTAAAGAGCCAAAAACCATAAAATGGAAACTAGTGATATCCAAACAACTAGAGTAGGAGCTCATACATCAAGAGTTCCACAAGCTTGACAAATCAATGGCAGATATCGGAATAAATTTGTCAAAAAACTGCAAAAGAAATGAAGATCTGTTCAAATGTGCAATCTCATTATTTTAGGAAGGTTAACATGTTCTCAACTTGCATATCTACTCAAGCTGATAAATGCAATTAATTAATTCTCTTCGTGGACTTGCCAAGATGATAAAATCTTTGGAACTTTTTAAGTTTCTTTTGCCTTCTTTCTGCATCGCTTGGCCACCTTTTATGATTGAATCATCTTAAAATGAATACTAAAGAGAAAGGGTACTACTACTTCGCCATCTCACTAACTCTACGGGTCTTCTATGCACACCAACATACCATATTAGCTATGCTACGATCTATCAGAATAGAAGGTACTTGCGCCTAGTTCTTAGCTAGTAGATTGGAGTTTGATGGTCACAATGATTGATAGCAGTAATGTGTTCCTGCTACTTCAACTGAAAAAATCTTTGTCAATGTTGACATTTGAGCTTATACGAGCTTGAAACTATATTTCCTTTAATGTACATGAGATACATTGTTTTCAATTTGATATGTTGGACAGAAAATCTGAAAATCTTATGAGAGTATATAGGTATCAAACTTCAGTGCAATTTGACTCGTTAACTATATGTGAATTAAACTTAGTCATTGTACAAAAGAATTGCAGAGAATTCTTACAAAAATATATCCTTCAATTATAGCCAAATCTCTTGGATGCGAACGTTAATTGAAAACTAAAT belongs to Musa acuminata AAA Group cultivar baxijiao chromosome BXJ3-5, Cavendish_Baxijiao_AAA, whole genome shotgun sequence and includes:
- the LOC135638384 gene encoding pollen receptor-like kinase 4; this translates as MHSAHHHHHLPLLLLLTFGRVVAADSQLKTLLVTIFVIVDALVLLILLWTIYAFCRRLKAKETGKENPPPPPPTAVAVEIIEKGEGMRCDEEEDAVVQEPGKITFATDGGGFGIDELLKASAEGLGKGSFGSCYKAMLDGARMVVVKRLRGIGPVTKEEFLKQMRSLSAMEHPNLLPLLGYYYSSTEKLVISNYVCHGNLFDRIHGNIADLSTKPYETGGRRRADRTPFTWSSRLQVAQGVAQAMEFLHLNMRSSVPHGNLKATNVLLDENDKPLVCDHGLAPLIPASLAVHRMVCYKSPEYQLNRSMSRKTDVWSYGCLLLELITGRVAANSRPGGVRSVELCHWVNRAVREEWTGEVFDAEMLVQKRATSGMIMLLKLALWCCEQSPEKRPEMAEVARELERITAGEADTEDD
- the LOC103985177 gene encoding octanoyltransferase LIP2p, chloroplastic isoform X2 is translated as MMLLASHGFMIPCLPRMNSEGMRNRPFYSMRFANVDGVYHVADDSATSHRVQRRRCDCYDHYKQLIPYMEAWCWQKSLVRMRHDLVGRDEDHSDMLIILQHPPVYTLGTGSLEKYLHFNIQDSPYEIYRTERGGEVTYHGPGQLVMYPIVNLRYHKMDLHWYLRSLEEVIIRVLSSTFAIKASRIKGLTGVWVGNKKVAAIGIRVSRWISYHGLAVNVTTDLSPFQRIVPCGLQDREINLLISLFLMIDRNYQRKNLRWGSSSQYVISLLVMQGA
- the LOC103985177 gene encoding octanoyltransferase LIP2p, chloroplastic isoform X4 is translated as MMLLASHGFMIPCLPRMNSEGMRNRPFYSMRFANVDGVYHVADDSATSHRVQRRRCDCYDHYKQLIPYMEAWCWQKSLVRMRHDLVGRDEDHSDMLIILQHPPVYTLGTGSLEKYLHFNIQDSPYEIYRTERGGEVTYHGPGQLVMYPIVNLRYHKMDLHWYLRSLEEVIIRVLSSTFAIKASRIKGLTGVWVGNKKVAAIGIRVSRWISYHGLAVNVTTDLSPFQRIVPCGLQDRETETIRERI
- the LOC103985177 gene encoding octanoyltransferase LIP2p, chloroplastic isoform X1; this encodes MMLLASHGFMIPCLPRMNSEGMRNRPFYSMRFANVDGVYHVADDSATSHRVQRRRCDCYDHYKQLIPYMEAWCWQKSLVRMRHDLVGRDEDHSDMLIILQHPPVYTLGTGSLEKYLHFNIQDSPYEIYRTERGGEVTYHGPGQLVMYPIVNLRYHKMDLHWYLRSLEEVIIRVLSSTFAIKASRIKGLTGVWVGNKKVAAIGIRVSRWISYHGLAVNVTTDLSPFQRIVPCGLQDREVCSLKELLGNSLSGKIEDSVLIDTAHESLVKEFSEVFQLSLSNRSIS
- the LOC103985177 gene encoding octanoyltransferase LIP2p, chloroplastic isoform X3; its protein translation is MMLLASHGFMIPCLPRMNSEGMRNRPFYSMRFANVDGVYHVADDSATSHRVQRRRCDCYDHYKQLIPYMEAWCWQKSLVRMRHDLVGRDEDHSDMLIILQHPPVYTLGTGSLEKYLHFNIQDSPYEIYRTERGGEVTYHGPGQMDLHWYLRSLEEVIIRVLSSTFAIKASRIKGLTGVWVGNKKVAAIGIRVSRWISYHGLAVNVTTDLSPFQRIVPCGLQDREVCSLKELLGNSLSGKIEDSVLIDTAHESLVKEFSEVFQLSLSNRSIS